The following proteins come from a genomic window of Nostoc sp. TCL26-01:
- a CDS encoding cupin domain-containing protein, with protein MFATRCVIPVIKSPKDYQVYRISPRDTNRLAIIFDSTNANTSLTCCVEIFEVGGQTPPNRHQWAVEMFFVLKGEGIAICDGKKVPIKAGDSLLVPPTGTHLIKNTGTTRLYTLTIMVPNEDFAELIRSGTPLELDAEDMTVLGRLDALMPC; from the coding sequence ATGTTCGCTACTCGTTGTGTAATTCCTGTTATCAAATCTCCTAAAGATTACCAAGTCTACCGCATTAGTCCCCGTGATACTAATCGGTTAGCCATTATCTTTGATTCGACAAATGCTAATACTTCTCTAACTTGTTGTGTAGAAATTTTTGAAGTTGGTGGACAAACACCACCGAATCGTCATCAATGGGCTGTAGAAATGTTTTTTGTCCTCAAGGGCGAAGGAATTGCTATTTGTGATGGCAAAAAAGTGCCGATTAAAGCTGGAGATAGTTTACTAGTACCACCTACAGGTACTCATTTGATTAAAAATACAGGGACTACTCGGTTATACACACTGACAATTATGGTTCCCAATGAAGATTTTGCCGAACTTATTCGCAGTGGTACTCCTCTGGAGTTGGATGCGGAAGATATGACGGTATTGGGTAGATTAGATGCTTTGATGCCTTGTTAG
- a CDS encoding cysteine hydrolase family protein, translating to MNQPYRTLGVAPNAWMVNQAIADITRPPKKPQPVILSTETKTLHLDLAKTAILVIDMQNDFCHPDGWLAHIGIDVTPARKPIESLNSLLPELRRVGIPVIWLNWGNRPDLLNISANALHVYNPTGEGVGLGDRLPKNGAKVLMAGSWAAAVVDELPQLPTDIRVDKYRMSGFWDTPLDSILRNLGITTLFFTGVNADQCVLTTLCDANFLGYDCILVKDCTATTSPDYCWLATLYNVKQCFGFVSDSSAIFTAINPSS from the coding sequence ATGAATCAGCCTTATCGGACATTGGGAGTTGCACCAAATGCGTGGATGGTGAATCAGGCGATCGCAGATATTACTCGTCCGCCAAAAAAACCACAGCCAGTTATTCTATCAACAGAAACCAAAACTCTGCACTTAGACTTGGCAAAAACTGCCATCCTCGTCATCGATATGCAGAACGATTTCTGTCACCCTGATGGCTGGCTAGCACATATCGGTATAGATGTCACTCCAGCCCGCAAACCTATAGAATCTTTAAATAGTTTACTCCCAGAACTGCGTCGAGTTGGTATACCTGTGATTTGGCTCAATTGGGGTAATCGTCCAGATTTACTCAATATTAGTGCCAACGCCCTACACGTATACAATCCCACAGGTGAGGGTGTGGGTTTGGGCGATCGCCTACCGAAAAATGGTGCTAAAGTATTGATGGCTGGTAGTTGGGCAGCCGCAGTAGTAGACGAACTTCCCCAGTTACCGACAGATATTCGTGTAGACAAGTATCGGATGAGTGGCTTTTGGGACACACCATTAGATAGTATTTTACGGAACCTAGGAATTACGACATTATTCTTTACTGGTGTCAATGCCGATCAATGTGTGCTGACCACCTTATGTGATGCTAACTTTTTAGGATATGACTGTATTTTAGTTAAAGATTGTACAGCGACAACTTCTCCCGATTACTGTTGGTTAGCGACGTTATATAACGTCAAACAATGCTTTGGTTTTGTCAGTGACTCGTCAGCGATTTTCACAGCTATTAATCCATCATCCTGA
- a CDS encoding amidohydrolase yields the protein MTFTIQNVLLAIDDGYTTSDVQVVDGKIVAVAPNLDVVGDIIDGTNKLLLPGFVNAHTHSSEMWQRGVISILPLELWLAELYDFAPIDTEKVYLSALGTAVETLLSGGTSVVDHLVLIPGQELETIASAVRAYQEVGIRAFIAPLLQDESLSAGLPAGDSSQSHEPFFRSTTATLAIIEEAIKQFHRPDEGVYILVAPTGIQLCTDALFAGCIELSDRYNLCRHSHLLETKAQAKLAQEKYGCSAVTHLKQIGYLGDRTSLAHCVWLNDADITILADTKSTVVHNPLSNLRLGSGIAPILKYRQAGVNVTFGCDGASSNDSQDLLEAIKIGAILHNVTDFDYRHWITPRQAVEMASLGGVKALNLADQLGSITVGKEADLVLYNLTNLSLMPRTDPIGLLVLGRPTNVVDSAWVKGKQIVANGQVTTINVDELRQELFNLSEWTTQRQSPTRTQLEHHYRHIMGLSS from the coding sequence ATGACTTTCACTATCCAAAATGTTTTGCTGGCTATTGATGATGGTTATACCACTAGTGATGTGCAGGTTGTAGATGGGAAAATCGTTGCTGTTGCCCCAAATTTAGACGTAGTGGGTGACATAATTGATGGCACAAATAAACTCTTACTTCCAGGTTTTGTTAATGCTCATACCCACTCATCAGAAATGTGGCAAAGGGGTGTCATCTCCATTTTACCTCTAGAGTTATGGCTAGCAGAACTATATGACTTTGCCCCCATCGACACAGAAAAAGTCTATCTCAGCGCTTTGGGTACGGCCGTAGAAACTCTCTTGTCTGGTGGTACAAGTGTAGTAGATCATCTGGTATTGATTCCGGGACAGGAGTTAGAAACCATTGCTAGTGCAGTCCGGGCTTATCAGGAAGTCGGAATCCGGGCTTTTATAGCTCCCCTCCTGCAAGATGAATCCCTCAGTGCTGGCTTACCTGCTGGGGACTCTAGCCAAAGCCATGAGCCATTTTTTCGTTCCACAACTGCAACCTTGGCAATTATTGAAGAGGCTATCAAACAGTTTCATCGCCCAGATGAGGGTGTCTATATTTTAGTTGCCCCAACAGGGATACAATTGTGTACAGATGCTTTATTTGCCGGGTGTATTGAGTTAAGCGATCGCTATAATTTATGTCGTCACTCTCATTTGTTGGAAACTAAAGCCCAAGCAAAACTTGCCCAAGAAAAGTACGGTTGTAGTGCTGTTACACATCTTAAACAAATTGGTTATTTAGGCGATCGCACTTCTCTTGCTCATTGTGTCTGGTTAAACGATGCTGATATTACTATCCTCGCTGACACCAAATCTACAGTCGTTCACAATCCTTTAAGTAATTTACGGTTAGGTAGCGGTATTGCCCCAATTTTAAAATATCGCCAAGCTGGTGTAAATGTGACTTTTGGGTGTGATGGGGCTTCTAGTAATGACTCTCAAGATTTGTTGGAAGCTATCAAAATTGGGGCAATTCTGCACAACGTCACAGACTTCGATTATCGTCACTGGATCACTCCCCGACAAGCAGTAGAAATGGCTAGTTTAGGTGGTGTAAAAGCCTTGAATTTAGCAGATCAACTTGGTTCTATTACTGTAGGGAAAGAAGCTGATTTAGTATTATATAATCTGACAAATTTATCATTAATGCCCCGCACAGATCCCATTGGTTTATTAGTTTTAGGTCGTCCCACCAATGTTGTCGATAGTGCTTGGGTAAAGGGCAAACAAATTGTAGCGAATGGACAAGTAACAACAATTAATGTTGACGAATTGCGACAAGAATTATTCAACCTGAGTGAATGGACTACTCAACGCCAATCCCCCACTCGCACCCAATTAGAACATCATTATCGTCACATCATGGGTTTATCTTCATAA